The Oscillospiraceae bacterium nucleotide sequence ATACTCACGCCCCACTAAACCCGATAGATTATCCGCCGCCATGCGTTCAAAATCGGGACGATCAAAGAGTGACAGATATGCCTGTGACAAATCAGCAATATCGTGAACATCTTGATATGCCTTGTTTTCAAGCGGCGATGGCGGCTTGGTGATATAGTCAAAACCCGTTGTCTGCCCTGCCAGCCAATCGGCGGCTTGTTTGATTGCCTCATATTGCTCGGCACGTTGCCGCGCTTCAAGTGCTTGTAAGAGCGAGTCGACCTCTTCGTCGCGCTGTTCACCGACTTTAAGGAGCATTCGCGTCTTCAAATAAACCAAATGCGACGCCATCACTGTAAACTCCGTCGCGATTTCCATGTCGAGTGCTTCCCATTGCGTCAGCATTCCTAAGTATTGTGCTACAAGACGTGTCAACGAAATGTCCTGAATTTCAATTTTGTCACGGCTGAGCAGCATAAGAATAGCGTCCAACGGCCCTTGAAAATCGCCATATTCCTCGTGGTTAATCACGGTAAAGGTCAGCTCTCTCATATAAACAGCCCCATAATTGGCGTAACAAGCATCTCAGCAAAAAGCATAAACCGTATAGCGACCCAGAAAATTGCCTCGCCTAAAAAGTCCAGCGCGCCTGAAAACAGCAAGACAATCAAAATAATCATCCCAAATTGTTGTACGCGCATATACCTGTTATACAAATCATTAGGCATAAATGCGCCAAGAACTTTCGAGCCGTCCAACGGCGGAATTGGCAATAAATTAAACAATCCTAAGCCAATATTGATGAGCAGCAGAAAAATCAAAAATGTGCCCGTTGCGCCCGCAGTCCCGGAAAGTAAGTAGTTCATAAAAGCTGTTAACACCGCTTGAATACCATTGATTTCAACAAGAGAAGCGAAGTTCATATGGTATGGCACGTCAACAAATGTTAGAAAATTGGCAAAAGTCACATGAAATACAACCACCAACGCTAACGCGCTGAAAAACGCCAGTATAAAGTTTGTCAACGGCCCGGCAAATGCCGTGATGCCCATGCCGCGCTTGACATTGCGAAATGCCCGCGGATCGACCATGACAGGCTTAGCCCAGCCAAAGCCTACCAACAGCAACATCAAAATACCAATCGGGTCGATATGTTTGAGTGGGTTCAATGTCAAGCGCCCCCGCTGCTCCTGCGAGCGGTCCCCCAGCTTATACGCCGCCAGTGCGTGCGCCAATTCATGGAAAGAAAGGGCGATAATAATAGCGGGTATGCGAAATAAAAAAATGGGATTGTCGAAGAAACTGCGTATCATATCCATAACTGCTCACCCCTAATTGCTAACTATTTTATGCATCGTTTCTGCACAAATCGTGATAACTTTCCCGACGCACCGCAACACGGCTTTGTCCGTCTTTGACCATCACGATCGGTAGACGCGGTACACGGTTGTAATTGTTTGCCATGGAGTAGTTGTACGCACCTGTTGCCAACACCGCAATGCGCTCACGCGGCTTGACGGGTGCCAAAGATATTTCCTTGGCAATCAAGTCGCCACTTTCACAACAGCGCCCGGCCAACGCGACGCTTGCTTCCTCGCCTTTATCACGATAGGCTATCGACACGGCACGGTACTCTGATTGATACAACGCATACCGCAAGTTATCAGTCATGCCGCCGTCAACAGCGACATACGTCCGAATGCCCGGCACTTCCTTAACCGAACCGACAGTGTATAGCGTAAGCCCTGCATTGCCAACAATCGCGCGCCCCGGCTCTAACACCAAATGCGGTAGCGGCAAATCGTACGTCAAGGCACAACGCTTAACAGCCTCAGCAGTAGCTTGCGCCACCTCATCAATGTCACGCGGGTCTTGGCTTTCGATATAACGTATGCCAAATCCGCCGCCAACGTTGAGTTCGGTGATTGTTATGCTATGTGTATCGCGCCAATCACGGCAAATTTCCATCAATTTTTCAACAGCAAACGCAAACGGCTCCGGCTCAAAGATTTGCGAGCCGATATGGCAGTGAATGCCGACAATATTAACCGCAGGCAACCCTTGCGCGGTACGGATAAATTCGTCGCTTTCCTCAATCATGATACCAAACTTTGAGTCAAGTTGCCCGGTTTGGATAAACTCATGCGTATGCGCCTCAACGCCGGGTCGAATACGCACGGCAATATCGGCAGTAATTCCGCGCTTGCTTGCGAGCTCGTTGAGCAGGTGCAATTCTTCCAAATTATCAACTACAAATCGCCTGATACCAACGGTCAGCCCGAAATCAATCTCCTCCGGCGACTTGTTATTGCCGTGGAAATACACGCGGCCAGCCGGGAATCCCGCCTCCAACGCTGTGTACAATTCGCCGCCCGATACGACATCAATGCCCATGTTTTCGCGTACCATAATACGGTAAATTTCCTTACACGTCAAGGCTTTGCTTGCATAAGCCACGGTAAAATTATCGCCGTAATGCTTTTGCAACGCGCCTGTAAAAGCGCGACAGTTGTTCACGATGGTATTTTCGTCCATTACATAAGCAGGTGTGCCATATTCGTTGGCGATTTTCTCTAAATCGCAGCCCCCAAGGGTTAAATTGCCTGCGACGTTAACGTCTAGTGCCGGCATGATTTTCTGTTCTCTCATAGTTTCTCCCTTTGTACAAGCACTGTTCGCCCATAATCTTTTTTTACTTAATGTGGCCATTTTTGGCGGGCAAACCCCGCCCTTATATTGCCAAAGCTGTCATAGCCGCCTTTAACTCATCCAATCCTGTCTTCTTCTCCGCCGAGCAAAAGTAATACGGATGCCCCTGCGCAAACTCTTCCATGCGTTGCGCCGCAAGCGGTTTGTCACGTCCTTTGAGTTTGTCCGCCTTATTAGCAGCCAGTACGAAAGGTAAATTACTTGACAGCATATAATCACGCATTTGCACATCATCTTTCGATGGCTCGTGCCGCGCGTCGACAATCAGCACTGCGCCTCTGAGCTTGACTGCTTTTTGGAAAAATTCCTCCATCATCACGCCCCAACGCGCCTTTTCCTGCTTCGATACCGCCGCAAAGCCATAGCCGGGCAAGTCAACCAACATTGCCTTGTTGTCTAAGTCGAAAAAGTTAAGCAACGCCGTCTTGCCCGGTGTCGCGGCAACACGCGCGAGTTTCTTGCGGTTTGCAAGCGCGTTAATCAACGACGATTTGCCGACATTGCTCCGCCCTGCCATGCAAATCCACGGCACGGGGTCAGGCGGCGCACCGTCAACCTTGACCGCGCTTTTAATAAACGTTAATGTGTGAAAATTGTGTCCCATAACTACCCCTTGCTAGTTTACTCGCTGTTAATCGCGCAATGCTACTTTTAATACATCGTCCATATGCGCCGCCGCTACAAATTGCAAGGCATTGCGCACATCGGGGTCGATGTCTTGCAAATCGCTTTCGTTGTCGGCAGGAATCACCACCGTGCGAATACCTGCACGGTACGCCGCCATCGTCTTTTCTTTCAAGCCGCCAATCGGCAGCACGCGCCCGCGCAACGAAATCTCGCCCGTCATCGCCAAATCGCGGCGAATCGGCCGCCCTGTCAGTGCGCTAATCAACGCCGTAGCCGCCGTAATACCGGCCGACGGGCCGTCTTTGGGAATCGCGCCCTCGGGGAAATGCACATGTACATCTTTTTTTGTATGAAAATCCGGCGCAATCTGCAAATCCTCAACGCGGCTTCGAATATACGTCAACGCCGCGCGCGCCGATTCTTTCATCACCTGCCCGAGGTTGCCGGTCAATTCGATTTTACCGCTGCCGTCCATGACGCCGGCCTCGACTTCAAGCAGTTCGCCGCCAACGCTTGTCCACGCCAAACCGTTGACAACGCCGACTTCGTTACTTCCGTGCAGACGTTCGGGCTTGTATTTGCGCGGGCCGAGGTCTTCTTGCAACGTATCGGCACGGTACGTCACGCGCCAATCGCTGTCCTGCGCCACACGCTTTGCCGTTTTGCGGCACAACGCCGCAAGTTGCCGTTCAAACTGCCGCACACCCGATTCACGCGTATAACCGGAAATAACTTCGCGTATCGCGCCATCGGTTATTTTAAAATTCGTTTTGCTTAAACCGTGCCGCGCCAGCTGTTTGGGCAGCAGATGCCGTTTTGCGATACGCAATTTTTCTTCGTCGGTATAACTGGTCAGTTCAATCACTTCCATGCGGTCAAGCAACGGGCGCGGAATGGTTTCCGTCGTATTCGCCGTCGCGATAAACAGCACATCGGATAAATCAAACGGAACTTCAGCGTAATGGTCACGGAAAGCGTGATTTTGCTCAGGATCAAGCACTTCTAGCAGGGCACTGGCAGGGTCGCCGCGAAAATCATGTCCTAGTTTATCAATCTCGTCCAACAGCAGCACGCAATTTTTACTGCCCGCTTGCTTAACACCCTGTAAAATACGCCCCGGCATGGCACCGATATATGTCTTGCGATGCCCGCGAATATCGGCTTCGTCATGTACGCCGCCAAGCGAGATTCGCGCCAGCTTGCGGTTTAGTGCCCGTCCTATACTCATGCCAATGCTCGTCTTACCCACACCGGGCGGGCCGACCAAGCACAAAATCTGCCCCTTAATATCAGGCGCAAGTCGCTTGACAGCCAAAAATTCTAACACACGCTCTTTGACTTTCTCCATGCCGTAATGCTCAGCGTTGAGCGTCTTTTCGGCGGCTGTGAGACTCAACCTGTCTTTGCTGCGTTTACGCCACGGCAACTCTAATACAGTGTCCAAATAGGTGCGAATGACGCCGGCCTCAGGCATCCCAAAATGCATTTGTGCCAGCCGCGAAGTTTCTTTGATGAGCTTTTCCTCAATTTCAACAGGGAACTTCAAATCAGCAATGGTCTGCCGGTAAATATCAATGTCACTCTCGCCACTTTCAGCCGATTCGCCCTCGAACTCGCTCAACTCTGCTTGAATCGCCCGCATTTGTTCGCGCAGGAAATAGTCTCGCTGATTTTTCGCCAGGTGCCCGCGCAATTTACCTTGCAACTCATGCTCAGCTTTTAAGATATCAATTTCACGAGTCAACCATTTTGTCAATGCCTCTAAGCGCGACCATTCATTGGACTCTTCCAAAATCGCCTGTTGCTCATCCGATCCATGCCCGACATGTTGGGCAATATAATCGGCAAGCCGCCCCGCATCACGCTCAGCTCTGACATTTGGCAATACTTCAGCGCTCATTTGCGGTACGAGGTGTGCATACTCTTCAAACAACACCACAGCTTGCCGTGCTAAAGCTTCGGCACGCACAGCAGAAATGCGACGTCTTTTGATTGGCACAGGGTCAACATGCGCGATGGTAAAATCACTGCCCATCTCTATATCAACCAATACACCGCGCACCAAGCCTTCTGCCATTACGCGCAGATGGTCGCCCGGCAATTTTAGAATTTGGTCAAGCTTTGCGACAACGCCGATACGGTGCAATTGTTTATGATTGGGGTTTTCAGTTTCCATATCGCGCTGTGTCACTAAGAAAATGCGACGATCGCTCAGCATAGCTTGTTCAAGTGCCTTAACTGAGCGGTCGCGCCCGACATCAAAGTGGATGACCATATGTGGAAATACTGTAATGCCGCGCACGGGCAACAGCGGCAAAGACTGAAAATGGTTCATTACATACCTCATTGACCAAATTATTTTTATATCAAATTATTATACAGGATTTTACCGTAAATTGCAAGCCTAATTAAAAATTCACAAAAAGCCACCACAACCTATTGACAAATCAACCCACGTTGAGTACAATATATAGTTGTAAAGCGATATTGCTTGACAAGCATTGTAATCTTGAGTATAGAGCGTGAGATACAGGAACTGTCGAAGAGTTACATTACGGGAGGGTTCAAAATGCTAATAACGCGAAATCCGGTCACCATGACCCTGCTGTTTGACTATTATGGCGACACATTGACTGAAAAACAATGCGAGGTATATGAATCTTATCACTGCGCCGATTTGAGTTTGACAGAAATTGCTGAGAATCTCGGCATTACACGTCAAGGCGTACACGATTTGCTAATGCGCTCAGAAAAAGCATTAATGAATTTGGAAAAAAAGCTAGGCTTCGTGCAACGATTTGAAGTGCAAAAGGCGCGTACTGAACAAATTATATCTATTCTACACAATATGGACGAATTAAATCGCCGTGCACTGAGCAGCGCGCAAATGGATGCTTACATCAAGCAAGTTCGTGAGATATTGCAAGAACTGGTGGGAGAATAACAATGGCATTTGAAGGGTTGACACAAAAGTTAGGTGCGATTTTTAATGGGTTGAAAAGCAAAGGGCGTTTACGCGAAAGTGACGTGCGAGACGCTATGCGCGAAGTGCGCGTGGCGTTGTTGGAGGCCGACGTTAATTTCAAAGTGGTCAAGCAGTTCATCGCCGGTGTAACTGAAAAGTGTGTAGGCAGTGATGTATTGGATAGCCTATCCCCTGCCCAAACAATTATCAAAATTGTCAATGATGAACTCATTGCGCTGATGGGTGGTGAGAATCAAAAGCTGACAATCGCGTCCAAACCGCCAACAATTATCATGATGGTGGGTTTGCAAGGTGCAGGTAAAACAACAAATGGCGCGAAGTTGGCGGGCTACGCCAAGAAAAAGCTAGGCAAGCGCCCACTTTTGGTGGCGTGTGACGTCTATCGCCCGGCGGCAATCAAACAGTTGCAAATCGTTGGCGCGCAACTGGGTGTTCCGGTCTTCGAAATGGGGCAAGATGACCCTGTCAAAATTGCTAAAGCTGCTATTGCCCACGCCACTAAACATGGCAACGATATGGTTTTCTTAGATACAGCGGGACGCTTGCATATCGACGAAGCGCTGATGGACGAACTCCGTGCCATCAAAGCGGCAGTCAAACCCACTGAAATTTTACTGACAATTGATGCTATGACAGGGCAAGATGCCGTCAACGCCGCTACGGCTTTCCATGAGGCCCTCGACATTGACGGAGTGGTGCTGACAAAGCTGGACGGCGATGCCCGCGGCGGCGCTGCTTTATCGGTTAAGGCCGTGACGAGGCGACCTGTTAAATTCGTCGGCTTAGGCGAAAAGCTCGACGCCATTGAACCTTTTCACCCCGAGCGTATGGCAAGTCGCATTTTGGGCATGGGTGATATGCTTTCACTCATCGAAAAGGCTCAAGAGAATTTCAGTGAGCAAAAAGCCATTGAGCTGGAAGAAAAAATGCGCAAGAACAAAATGACGCTCAACGACTTCCGCGACCAGATGTCACAGCTCAAAGGCATGGGCAACATCGCTGATATTGCAAGCATGTTGCCTGGCGTCAACCAAAAAGCCTTGACAGGCGCAACCTTTGATGATAATATGTTCAAACGCACTGATGCCATCATGTCGTCGATGACGCATTATGAGCGTGAGAACCCCGATGTCCTAAACAGTCGCCGCAAACGCCGCATTGCTGCCGGCAGCGGCACGCGGGTTGAAGATATAAACCGCCTACTGAAACAATTTGAGCAAATGCAGATGATGGCGAAGCAAATGACAGGCGGCAAGATGAAGAAAGGCAAACGCGGTATGCTGCCGTTTATGTAAGGGCACTTTGTGTTCGCCTGTTATAACAAACTTACGATACGGCCGTGCAAAGCACGCCCATCCAACACAAGAGGTATCCCATGACTTTTACCCACTATATCAGTCTCGCTGAATTCGGTGCCGATACGCTCGATATTCTGTCTGAGAACGAAGTACAAAATAACCTATCCATCAGCTTTATCCGCAACGAACACAATGCTGACCCCTCGAATTGGTTACTGGCAACCATTAAAGATGCGTTGGGTAACGTTGTATTGACTGCCGCTTGGACAGGTCTGCCGCA carries:
- a CDS encoding segregation/condensation protein A, with the translated sequence MRELTFTVINHEEYGDFQGPLDAILMLLSRDKIEIQDISLTRLVAQYLGMLTQWEALDMEIATEFTVMASHLVYLKTRMLLKVGEQRDEEVDSLLQALEARQRAEQYEAIKQAADWLAGQTTGFDYITKPPSPLENKAYQDVHDIADLSQAYLSLFDRPDFERMAADNLSGLVGREYHPIDIEMDNIVTRLTKGKRVHFLDLLQECGTRSRRVAVFLALLALCKDTKIVPRDSEKGLYFTAA
- a CDS encoding site-2 protease family protein, with amino-acid sequence MDMIRSFFDNPIFLFRIPAIIIALSFHELAHALAAYKLGDRSQEQRGRLTLNPLKHIDPIGILMLLLVGFGWAKPVMVDPRAFRNVKRGMGITAFAGPLTNFILAFFSALALVVVFHVTFANFLTFVDVPYHMNFASLVEINGIQAVLTAFMNYLLSGTAGATGTFLIFLLLINIGLGLFNLLPIPPLDGSKVLGAFMPNDLYNRYMRVQQFGMIILIVLLFSGALDFLGEAIFWVAIRFMLFAEMLVTPIMGLFI
- the lysA gene encoding diaminopimelate decarboxylase → MREQKIMPALDVNVAGNLTLGGCDLEKIANEYGTPAYVMDENTIVNNCRAFTGALQKHYGDNFTVAYASKALTCKEIYRIMVRENMGIDVVSGGELYTALEAGFPAGRVYFHGNNKSPEEIDFGLTVGIRRFVVDNLEELHLLNELASKRGITADIAVRIRPGVEAHTHEFIQTGQLDSKFGIMIEESDEFIRTAQGLPAVNIVGIHCHIGSQIFEPEPFAFAVEKLMEICRDWRDTHSITITELNVGGGFGIRYIESQDPRDIDEVAQATAEAVKRCALTYDLPLPHLVLEPGRAIVGNAGLTLYTVGSVKEVPGIRTYVAVDGGMTDNLRYALYQSEYRAVSIAYRDKGEEASVALAGRCCESGDLIAKEISLAPVKPRERIAVLATGAYNYSMANNYNRVPRLPIVMVKDGQSRVAVRRESYHDLCRNDA
- the yihA gene encoding ribosome biogenesis GTP-binding protein YihA/YsxC, translated to MGHNFHTLTFIKSAVKVDGAPPDPVPWICMAGRSNVGKSSLINALANRKKLARVAATPGKTALLNFFDLDNKAMLVDLPGYGFAAVSKQEKARWGVMMEEFFQKAVKLRGAVLIVDARHEPSKDDVQMRDYMLSSNLPFVLAANKADKLKGRDKPLAAQRMEEFAQGHPYYFCSAEKKTGLDELKAAMTALAI
- the lon gene encoding endopeptidase La gives rise to the protein MNHFQSLPLLPVRGITVFPHMVIHFDVGRDRSVKALEQAMLSDRRIFLVTQRDMETENPNHKQLHRIGVVAKLDQILKLPGDHLRVMAEGLVRGVLVDIEMGSDFTIAHVDPVPIKRRRISAVRAEALARQAVVLFEEYAHLVPQMSAEVLPNVRAERDAGRLADYIAQHVGHGSDEQQAILEESNEWSRLEALTKWLTREIDILKAEHELQGKLRGHLAKNQRDYFLREQMRAIQAELSEFEGESAESGESDIDIYRQTIADLKFPVEIEEKLIKETSRLAQMHFGMPEAGVIRTYLDTVLELPWRKRSKDRLSLTAAEKTLNAEHYGMEKVKERVLEFLAVKRLAPDIKGQILCLVGPPGVGKTSIGMSIGRALNRKLARISLGGVHDEADIRGHRKTYIGAMPGRILQGVKQAGSKNCVLLLDEIDKLGHDFRGDPASALLEVLDPEQNHAFRDHYAEVPFDLSDVLFIATANTTETIPRPLLDRMEVIELTSYTDEEKLRIAKRHLLPKQLARHGLSKTNFKITDGAIREVISGYTRESGVRQFERQLAALCRKTAKRVAQDSDWRVTYRADTLQEDLGPRKYKPERLHGSNEVGVVNGLAWTSVGGELLEVEAGVMDGSGKIELTGNLGQVMKESARAALTYIRSRVEDLQIAPDFHTKKDVHVHFPEGAIPKDGPSAGITAATALISALTGRPIRRDLAMTGEISLRGRVLPIGGLKEKTMAAYRAGIRTVVIPADNESDLQDIDPDVRNALQFVAAAHMDDVLKVALRD
- the ffh gene encoding signal recognition particle protein — its product is MAFEGLTQKLGAIFNGLKSKGRLRESDVRDAMREVRVALLEADVNFKVVKQFIAGVTEKCVGSDVLDSLSPAQTIIKIVNDELIALMGGENQKLTIASKPPTIIMMVGLQGAGKTTNGAKLAGYAKKKLGKRPLLVACDVYRPAAIKQLQIVGAQLGVPVFEMGQDDPVKIAKAAIAHATKHGNDMVFLDTAGRLHIDEALMDELRAIKAAVKPTEILLTIDAMTGQDAVNAATAFHEALDIDGVVLTKLDGDARGGAALSVKAVTRRPVKFVGLGEKLDAIEPFHPERMASRILGMGDMLSLIEKAQENFSEQKAIELEEKMRKNKMTLNDFRDQMSQLKGMGNIADIASMLPGVNQKALTGATFDDNMFKRTDAIMSSMTHYERENPDVLNSRRKRRIAAGSGTRVEDINRLLKQFEQMQMMAKQMTGGKMKKGKRGMLPFM